The sequence ttccagtggtgggtgacgtgaagcctgattctctgctatgggacctctctccaattgatattggttaatttttatttattttattttaattcatttccctatccacatttgtttgcaggggatttacctacatgttgctgccttttgcagccctctagccctttcctgggctgttttacagcctttttagttccgaaaagtttgggtcccaattgactttaatggggttcgggttcgggacgaagttcgggtcgggttcggatcccgaacatttccgggaagttcggccgaacttctcgaacccgaacatccaggtgttcgctcaactctagtcaataaGTTATTCCAGTAAGTCATCTATTTCCACAGATAAAGAAGGCAGTAccggtatatatatgtgtatagtgtCACTTGCCTGTGTTGCTATGTTATTCGGACTCCTTCCTGATCTTCCTGGTGCTTGTGTTGTCGGGTGGTTATGATAGCTGTATCTTCAGGTTTCCACTTACGAACGCGCACGGTCCCGGCCGGTGACGCGTGCACGTGAGGGGAACCCAGGCTGGTGATCCACGAGGACGCTGCTTTCGTGCAACGTCACACTCAGGATGGATGCTCTCTAGGACCAGAATACTTCCAACGCGTTTCGAAATTACTGAATTTCTTCATCAGGGAACCAGAAATTAGCGCCAATGAGCAGATCATCTGGAAATGACACTGGGGGCACGCCCCCTCTTCTCCACCAATAGGAAGCCGTCTCTCTCCAGCCCACCTTACCTGCGGCCGCAATAAAAGGAGCTGCGCGGGGCTTCTCTTCATTACTGATCTCCGCTCTGCAGCAGTGACAACcgagctcccagcatgcccgagccCGCCAAGTCCGCCCCAGCGCCCAAGAAGGGCTCCAAGAAAGCAGACACCAAGGTCCAGAAGAAGGACGGCAAGAAGCGGAGGAAGAGCAGGAAGGAGAGCTATGCCATCTACGTCTACAAGGTGCTGAAGCAGGTGCACCCCGACACCGGCATCTCCTCCAAGGCCATGGGCATCATGAACTCCTTCGTCAACGACATCTTCGAGCGCATCGCAGGGGAAGCCTCCCGCCTGGCTCACTACAACAAGCGCTCCACCATCACCTCCCGGGAGATCCAGACCGCCGTGCGCCTGCTGCTGCCCGGAGAGCTGGCCAAGCACGCCGTCTCCGAGGGCACCAAGGCCGTCACCAAGTACACCAGCGTCAAGTGAGCGCCCCCCGCTCTCTGGACCCAAAGgctcttctcagagcccccaccctGTCTCCAGCAGAGCTGCTCCCCGTTCTCACAGTGGCTGC comes from Bufo gargarizans isolate SCDJY-AF-19 unplaced genomic scaffold, ASM1485885v1 original_scaffold_1801_pilon, whole genome shotgun sequence and encodes:
- the LOC122923660 gene encoding histone H2B 1.1-like, giving the protein MPEPAKSAPAPKKGSKKADTKVQKKDGKKRRKSRKESYAIYVYKVLKQVHPDTGISSKAMGIMNSFVNDIFERIAGEASRLAHYNKRSTITSREIQTAVRLLLPGELAKHAVSEGTKAVTKYTSVK